The following are from one region of the Oncorhynchus masou masou isolate Uvic2021 chromosome 24, UVic_Omas_1.1, whole genome shotgun sequence genome:
- the LOC135512029 gene encoding C-Jun-amino-terminal kinase-interacting protein 4-like isoform X1, with protein sequence MELDDGVLYQDDSGSSAMMSERVSGLASSIYREFERLICQYDEDVVKELMPLVVAVLENLDAVFADNQEHEVELELLKEDNEQLVTQYEREKSLRKSTEERYMVLEDSQDMEKKDLQGRLVMLESHTRQMELKTRNYSDQIGRMEEREAELKKEYNALHQRHTEMIHSYMEHLERTKHQQETPSDTSTSRSRKERPISMGLFQLPGSDLTPDPQRETVETPSEPWRYNDLSHPHSNTSLKLGTPDSPSRWQRLSANQQAKQNQDEMSNANRGGSKSNPPMSPKGGSKSGTPMSSQGAGSKMSSQQGGSKSATLMSSQEESKFSTPISSQGVDSKSVTPMSTQSGGSKSVSPMSSQVGGSMSATPMSTSASDVAMVSVGTPHQEELEELSEGLNRNLDRSDRKPENISSKNTTVQEGQDSELRRGGSGPLTDAADDNTESSEVQAIIESTPELDMDLSGYKDASTPSKGVGIENMAFDRNTESLFAELSSAGPDMEVDIADMDEGADLLGMGREVEHLIHENTQLLETKNALNVVKNDLIARVDELSCEKEVLQGELDAVTQAKTRLEEKNKELEEELRRVRVAEEDKVKTKSEEDADVPTAQRKRFTRVEMARVLMERNQYKERLMELQEAVRWTEMIRASRENPAAADKKKSSIWQFFSRLFSSSGGAAKKPAEAAPVNVKYNAPSSQVQPSVKKRSAALQQLPSDKSKAFDFLNEESEAGNMVSRREQKRAQYRQVKAHVEKEEDGRVQAYGWSLPQKIKVANGGQTSENKMKNLPVPVYLRPLDEKDATMKLWCAVGVNLSGGKTRDGGSIVGASVFYSDLTSPGPESHCRKTGSQSSLDKLDQDLKEQEKELHHQEELSSLVWICTSTQATTKVIVIDANQPGNVLENFLVCNSHVLCMASVPGARETDYPAGEEVPHNPEAGSGAEGGTLEASTTSSGSGGEAGVLAGINVVGCSTEGAVATPQTASPENETDTDSKAAEEATEATEASAGPAGQEHDLSQRGVYTEHVFTDPLGVQSTSPGKSPANYTQRESDLVKDGVSSNPNPEEQDLMREEAQKMSSVLPTMWLGAQNGCVYVHSSVAQWRKCLHSIKLKDSVLGIVHVKGRVLVSLADGTLAIFHRGVDGQWDLTNYHLLDLGRPHHSIRCMTVVHDKVWCGFRNKIYVVQPKAMKIEKSFDAHPRKESQVRQLAWDGDGIWVSIRLDSTLRLFHAHTHQHLQDVDIEPYVSKMLGTGKLGFSFVRITALMVSCNRLWVGTGNGVIISIPLTDTNKVTAGPGKPGGTIRVYGDENSDKVTAGTSVPFCSMAHAQLCFHGHRDAVKFFTAVPGQVIPSGAGGAAEVGSDKLVEEHPQQQQERSVLVMSGGEGYIDFRMGDEAGETEEPLDEHTLKLQPFLAKAERSHLIVWQVMGSQA encoded by the exons cggTACATGGTGTTAGAGGACAGTCAGGACATGGAGAAGAAGGACCTTCAGGGTCGACTGGTGATGCTGGAGTCTCACACACGTCAAATGGAGCTCAAGACCAGGAACTACTCGGACCAGA TCGGTAGAATGGAGGAACGAGAAGCAGAGCTGAAGAAGGAGTACAATGCCCTCCACCAGAGGCACACAGAG ATGATCCACAGTTACATGGAACACTTGGAACGTACCAAACACCAGCAGGAGACACCCTCGGACACAAGCACAAGCAGATCAAG GAAGGAACGTCCCATCTCCATGGGGTTATTCCAGTTACCAGGAAGTGATTTGACCCCTGACCCACAGAGGGAAACCGTGGAAACGCCGTCTGAACCCTGGAGATATAACGACCTGAGCCACCCTCACTCCAACACCAGCCTTAAG TTGGGGACGCCAGACTCCCCAAGCAGATGGCAGAGGCTTTCGGCCAATCAGCAGGCTAAACAGAACCAG GATGAGATGTCAAATGCTAACCGTGGAGGCTCCAAGTCCAACCCACCTATGTCTCCTAAAGGGGGCTCCAAGTCGGGGACCCCCATGTCCAGCCAAGGAGCAGGCTCCAAAATGTCCTCGCAGCAAGGTGGCTCTAAATCGGCCACCCTGATGTCTTCTCAAGAAGAGTCCAAATTCAGTACCCCTATTTCATCTCAAGGGGTGGACTCAAAGTCGGTTACCCCAATGTCCACGCAAAGCGGCGGCTCCAAATCTGTCTCCCCAATGTCCAGTCAAGTGGGCGGGTCTATGTCGGCCACTCCCATGTCTACTTCTGCGTCTGATGTTGCCATGGTATCTGTGGGCACACCCCACCAGGAAGAGTTAGAGGAACTGAGCGAGGGTCTGAACAGGAACCTGGACAGAAGCGACAGGAAGCCAGAGAACATCAGCAGTAAGAACACCACAGTACAGGAGGGACAGGACTCCGAGCTGAGAAGAGGAGGGTCAGGACCTCTCACAG ACGCAGCAGATGATAACACTGAGTCATCAGAGGTGCAGGCCATCATAGAGTCCACTCCAGAACTGGACATGGACCTCAGTGGCTACAAAGACGCCAG taCTCCTTCTAAAGGAGTAGGTATAGAAAACATGGCGTTCGACAGGAACACAGAGTCTTTGTTTGCGGAGCTGTCCTCGGCAGGACCCGACATGGAAGTAGACATAGCAGACATGGACGAGGGGGCCGACCTGCTCG GTATGGGTCGTGAAGTGGAGCACCTCATCCATGAGAACACTCAGCTGCTGGAGACCAA AAATGCGTTGAATGTGGTGAAGAATGACCTGATAGCGCGTGTAGATGAGCTGTCGTGTGAGAAGGAGGTGTTGCAGGGAGAGCTGGATGCTGTGACTCAGGCCAAGACCAGACTGGAGGAGAAGAACAAGGAGCTAGAGGAGGAACTCAGGAG GGTTCGGGTGGCAGAGGAAGACAAAGTGAAGACCAAGAGTGAGGAAGAT GCGGATGTTCCCACTGCTCAGAGGAAGAGGTTCACCAGGGTAGAGATGGCCAGAGTCCTCATGGAGAGGAACCAGTACAAGGAGAGACTGATGGAGCTACAGGAAGCTGTACGATGGACAGAGATGATACg AGCATCGAGAGAGAACCCTGCCGCCGCagacaagaagaaatccagcatCTGGCAGTT tTTCAGCCGGTTGTTCAGTTCAAGTGGTGGAGCAGCTAAGAAGCCGGCGGAGGCGGCTCCAGTCAATGTGAAGTACAACGCCCCCTCGTCCCAGGTCCAGCCCTCCGTGAAAAAGAGGAGCGCAGCGCTGCAACAGCTACCCAGTGACAAGAGCAAGGCCTTCGACTTCCTCAATGAGGA GTCTGAGGCAGGCAACATGGTGTCTCGTAGGGAGCAGAAGAGAGCCCAGTACAGACAGGTGAAAGCCCACGTTGAGAAGGAAGAGGACGGCCGGGTACAGGCCTATGGGTGGAGCCTGCCACAGAAAATCAAG GTGGCCAACGGTGGTCAGACGTCCGAGAACAAGATGAAGAATCTACCTGTACCGGTCTACCTCCGACCACTGGATGAGAAAGATGCTACCATGAAG CTTTGGTGTGCTGTAGGTGTGAACCTGTCAGGGGGTAAGACTCGTGACGGGGGGTCAATAGTAGGAGCCAGTGTGTTCTACAGTGACCTGACCAGCCCTGGTCCTGAGAGCCATTGCAGGAAGACAGGATCACAGAGCAGTCTGGACAAACTGGACCAGGACCTGAAG gagcaggagaaggagctGCATCACCAGGAGGAGCTGTCCTCTCTGGTCTGGATCTGTACCAGTACTCAGGCCACCACGAAGGTCATCGTCATCGACGCCAACCAGCCTGGGAACGTCCTGGAGAACTTCTTAGTCTGCAACTCCCACGTCCTCTGCATGGCCAGCGTGCcag GTGCCAGAGAGACTGACTACCCGGCAGGGGAGGAGGTACCCCATAACCCGGAGGCGGGGTCAGGTGCTGAGGGCGGGACTCTCGAAGCCAGCACAACCAGTAGTGGCTCAGGGGGCGAAGCTGGAGTGCTGGCAGGGATCAATGTGGTTGGCTGCTCTACTGAGGGGGCGGTGGCTACCCCCCAGACAGCAAGCCCAGAGAATGAGACCGACACAG ACTCCAAGGCTGCAGAGGAGGCTACTGAAGCTACAGAGGCCAGTGCAGGTCCCGCAGGTCAGGAGCATGACTTAAGTCAGAGGGGAGTCTACACTGAACATGTCTTCACTGACCCTCTGGGTGTTCAGAGTACTAGCCCTGGGAAGTCGCCAGCCAACTACACACAGAG GGAGTCTGATCTGGTAAAGGATGGTGTGagctccaaccctaacccagaggaACAGGACCTGATGAGAGAAGAAGCCCAGAAGATGAGCAGTGTTTTACCCACCATGTGGCTGGGGGCACAGAACGGATG tgtGTACGTGCACTCGTCAGTGGCCCAGTGGAGGAAGTGTCTCCACTCTATAAAGCTGAAGGACTCTGTCCTGGGCATCGTCCATGTGAAGGGGAGAGTGTTGGTGTCTCTGGCTGATGGAACACTGGCTATCTTCCACAGAGGAGTGG ATGGTCAGTGGGATCTGACCAACTACCACCTGTTAGACCTGGGCAGACCCCACCACTCTATCCGCTGTATGACCGTGGTTCACGACAAGGTCTGGTGTGGCTTCAGGAACAAGATCTATGTTGTCCAGCCCAAAGCCATGAAGATAGAG aAGTCATTTGATGCCCACCCCCGTAAGGAGAGCCAGGTGAGACAGCTGGCGTGGGATGGAGATGGTATCTGGGTGTCGATCCgactggactctactctgagactgttccacgcccacacacaccaacacctgcAGGATGTCGACATAGAACCCTACGTCAGCAAGATGCTGG GTACGGGGAAGCTGGGCTTCTCGTTTGTCAGGATCACAGCTCTCATGGTATCCTGTAACCGTCTCTGGGTCGGCACTGGCAATGGAGTCATCATCTCTATACCTCTCACTGACA cCAATAAGGTGACGGCGGGGCCAGGTAAACCTGGTGGAACAATCCGTGTGTATGGTGATGAGAACAGTGACAAGGTGACAGCTGGAACCTCTGTACCCTTCTGTTCCATGGCTCACGCTCAGCTCTGTTTCCATGGTCACCGAGATGCCGTCAAGTTCTTCACGGCTGTCCCAG GTCAGGTGATCCCGTCAGGTGCTGGCGGAGCAGCAGAAGTGGGGAGTGACAAGTTGGTAGAGGAGCACCCTCAACAACAGCAGGAAAGGTCTGTtctagtgatgagtggtggagAGGGATACATTGACTTCAGGATGG gtgATGAGGCTGGGGAAACTGAGGAGCCACTGGATGAGCACACTCTGAAGCTGCAGCCTTTCCTGGCTAAAGCTGAGAGGAGTCACCTGATCGTCTGGCAGGTCATGGGCAGTCAGGCCTGA
- the LOC135512029 gene encoding C-Jun-amino-terminal kinase-interacting protein 4-like isoform X3 produces MELDDGVLYQDDSGSSAMMSERVSGLASSIYREFERLICQYDEDVVKELMPLVVAVLENLDAVFADNQEHEVELELLKEDNEQLVTQYEREKSLRKSTEERYMVLEDSQDMEKKDLQGRLVMLESHTRQMELKTRNYSDQIGRMEEREAELKKEYNALHQRHTEMIHSYMEHLERTKHQQETPSDTSTSRSRKERPISMGLFQLPGSDLTPDPQRETVETPSEPWRYNDLSHPHSNTSLKDEMSNANRGGSKSNPPMSPKGGSKSGTPMSSQGAGSKMSSQQGGSKSATLMSSQEESKFSTPISSQGVDSKSVTPMSTQSGGSKSVSPMSSQVGGSMSATPMSTSASDVAMVSVGTPHQEELEELSEGLNRNLDRSDRKPENISSKNTTVQEGQDSELRRGGSGPLTDAADDNTESSEVQAIIESTPELDMDLSGYKDASTPSKGVGIENMAFDRNTESLFAELSSAGPDMEVDIADMDEGADLLGMGREVEHLIHENTQLLETKNALNVVKNDLIARVDELSCEKEVLQGELDAVTQAKTRLEEKNKELEEELRRVRVAEEDKVKTKSEEDADVPTAQRKRFTRVEMARVLMERNQYKERLMELQEAVRWTEMIRASRENPAAADKKKSSIWQFFSRLFSSSGGAAKKPAEAAPVNVKYNAPSSQVQPSVKKRSAALQQLPSDKSKAFDFLNEESEAGNMVSRREQKRAQYRQVKAHVEKEEDGRVQAYGWSLPQKIKVANGGQTSENKMKNLPVPVYLRPLDEKDATMKLWCAVGVNLSGGKTRDGGSIVGASVFYSDLTSPGPESHCRKTGSQSSLDKLDQDLKEQEKELHHQEELSSLVWICTSTQATTKVIVIDANQPGNVLENFLVCNSHVLCMASVPGARETDYPAGEEVPHNPEAGSGAEGGTLEASTTSSGSGGEAGVLAGINVVGCSTEGAVATPQTASPENETDTDSKAAEEATEATEASAGPAGQEHDLSQRGVYTEHVFTDPLGVQSTSPGKSPANYTQRESDLVKDGVSSNPNPEEQDLMREEAQKMSSVLPTMWLGAQNGCVYVHSSVAQWRKCLHSIKLKDSVLGIVHVKGRVLVSLADGTLAIFHRGVDGQWDLTNYHLLDLGRPHHSIRCMTVVHDKVWCGFRNKIYVVQPKAMKIEKSFDAHPRKESQVRQLAWDGDGIWVSIRLDSTLRLFHAHTHQHLQDVDIEPYVSKMLGTGKLGFSFVRITALMVSCNRLWVGTGNGVIISIPLTDTNKVTAGPGKPGGTIRVYGDENSDKVTAGTSVPFCSMAHAQLCFHGHRDAVKFFTAVPGQVIPSGAGGAAEVGSDKLVEEHPQQQQERSVLVMSGGEGYIDFRMGDEAGETEEPLDEHTLKLQPFLAKAERSHLIVWQVMGSQA; encoded by the exons cggTACATGGTGTTAGAGGACAGTCAGGACATGGAGAAGAAGGACCTTCAGGGTCGACTGGTGATGCTGGAGTCTCACACACGTCAAATGGAGCTCAAGACCAGGAACTACTCGGACCAGA TCGGTAGAATGGAGGAACGAGAAGCAGAGCTGAAGAAGGAGTACAATGCCCTCCACCAGAGGCACACAGAG ATGATCCACAGTTACATGGAACACTTGGAACGTACCAAACACCAGCAGGAGACACCCTCGGACACAAGCACAAGCAGATCAAG GAAGGAACGTCCCATCTCCATGGGGTTATTCCAGTTACCAGGAAGTGATTTGACCCCTGACCCACAGAGGGAAACCGTGGAAACGCCGTCTGAACCCTGGAGATATAACGACCTGAGCCACCCTCACTCCAACACCAGCCTTAAG GATGAGATGTCAAATGCTAACCGTGGAGGCTCCAAGTCCAACCCACCTATGTCTCCTAAAGGGGGCTCCAAGTCGGGGACCCCCATGTCCAGCCAAGGAGCAGGCTCCAAAATGTCCTCGCAGCAAGGTGGCTCTAAATCGGCCACCCTGATGTCTTCTCAAGAAGAGTCCAAATTCAGTACCCCTATTTCATCTCAAGGGGTGGACTCAAAGTCGGTTACCCCAATGTCCACGCAAAGCGGCGGCTCCAAATCTGTCTCCCCAATGTCCAGTCAAGTGGGCGGGTCTATGTCGGCCACTCCCATGTCTACTTCTGCGTCTGATGTTGCCATGGTATCTGTGGGCACACCCCACCAGGAAGAGTTAGAGGAACTGAGCGAGGGTCTGAACAGGAACCTGGACAGAAGCGACAGGAAGCCAGAGAACATCAGCAGTAAGAACACCACAGTACAGGAGGGACAGGACTCCGAGCTGAGAAGAGGAGGGTCAGGACCTCTCACAG ACGCAGCAGATGATAACACTGAGTCATCAGAGGTGCAGGCCATCATAGAGTCCACTCCAGAACTGGACATGGACCTCAGTGGCTACAAAGACGCCAG taCTCCTTCTAAAGGAGTAGGTATAGAAAACATGGCGTTCGACAGGAACACAGAGTCTTTGTTTGCGGAGCTGTCCTCGGCAGGACCCGACATGGAAGTAGACATAGCAGACATGGACGAGGGGGCCGACCTGCTCG GTATGGGTCGTGAAGTGGAGCACCTCATCCATGAGAACACTCAGCTGCTGGAGACCAA AAATGCGTTGAATGTGGTGAAGAATGACCTGATAGCGCGTGTAGATGAGCTGTCGTGTGAGAAGGAGGTGTTGCAGGGAGAGCTGGATGCTGTGACTCAGGCCAAGACCAGACTGGAGGAGAAGAACAAGGAGCTAGAGGAGGAACTCAGGAG GGTTCGGGTGGCAGAGGAAGACAAAGTGAAGACCAAGAGTGAGGAAGAT GCGGATGTTCCCACTGCTCAGAGGAAGAGGTTCACCAGGGTAGAGATGGCCAGAGTCCTCATGGAGAGGAACCAGTACAAGGAGAGACTGATGGAGCTACAGGAAGCTGTACGATGGACAGAGATGATACg AGCATCGAGAGAGAACCCTGCCGCCGCagacaagaagaaatccagcatCTGGCAGTT tTTCAGCCGGTTGTTCAGTTCAAGTGGTGGAGCAGCTAAGAAGCCGGCGGAGGCGGCTCCAGTCAATGTGAAGTACAACGCCCCCTCGTCCCAGGTCCAGCCCTCCGTGAAAAAGAGGAGCGCAGCGCTGCAACAGCTACCCAGTGACAAGAGCAAGGCCTTCGACTTCCTCAATGAGGA GTCTGAGGCAGGCAACATGGTGTCTCGTAGGGAGCAGAAGAGAGCCCAGTACAGACAGGTGAAAGCCCACGTTGAGAAGGAAGAGGACGGCCGGGTACAGGCCTATGGGTGGAGCCTGCCACAGAAAATCAAG GTGGCCAACGGTGGTCAGACGTCCGAGAACAAGATGAAGAATCTACCTGTACCGGTCTACCTCCGACCACTGGATGAGAAAGATGCTACCATGAAG CTTTGGTGTGCTGTAGGTGTGAACCTGTCAGGGGGTAAGACTCGTGACGGGGGGTCAATAGTAGGAGCCAGTGTGTTCTACAGTGACCTGACCAGCCCTGGTCCTGAGAGCCATTGCAGGAAGACAGGATCACAGAGCAGTCTGGACAAACTGGACCAGGACCTGAAG gagcaggagaaggagctGCATCACCAGGAGGAGCTGTCCTCTCTGGTCTGGATCTGTACCAGTACTCAGGCCACCACGAAGGTCATCGTCATCGACGCCAACCAGCCTGGGAACGTCCTGGAGAACTTCTTAGTCTGCAACTCCCACGTCCTCTGCATGGCCAGCGTGCcag GTGCCAGAGAGACTGACTACCCGGCAGGGGAGGAGGTACCCCATAACCCGGAGGCGGGGTCAGGTGCTGAGGGCGGGACTCTCGAAGCCAGCACAACCAGTAGTGGCTCAGGGGGCGAAGCTGGAGTGCTGGCAGGGATCAATGTGGTTGGCTGCTCTACTGAGGGGGCGGTGGCTACCCCCCAGACAGCAAGCCCAGAGAATGAGACCGACACAG ACTCCAAGGCTGCAGAGGAGGCTACTGAAGCTACAGAGGCCAGTGCAGGTCCCGCAGGTCAGGAGCATGACTTAAGTCAGAGGGGAGTCTACACTGAACATGTCTTCACTGACCCTCTGGGTGTTCAGAGTACTAGCCCTGGGAAGTCGCCAGCCAACTACACACAGAG GGAGTCTGATCTGGTAAAGGATGGTGTGagctccaaccctaacccagaggaACAGGACCTGATGAGAGAAGAAGCCCAGAAGATGAGCAGTGTTTTACCCACCATGTGGCTGGGGGCACAGAACGGATG tgtGTACGTGCACTCGTCAGTGGCCCAGTGGAGGAAGTGTCTCCACTCTATAAAGCTGAAGGACTCTGTCCTGGGCATCGTCCATGTGAAGGGGAGAGTGTTGGTGTCTCTGGCTGATGGAACACTGGCTATCTTCCACAGAGGAGTGG ATGGTCAGTGGGATCTGACCAACTACCACCTGTTAGACCTGGGCAGACCCCACCACTCTATCCGCTGTATGACCGTGGTTCACGACAAGGTCTGGTGTGGCTTCAGGAACAAGATCTATGTTGTCCAGCCCAAAGCCATGAAGATAGAG aAGTCATTTGATGCCCACCCCCGTAAGGAGAGCCAGGTGAGACAGCTGGCGTGGGATGGAGATGGTATCTGGGTGTCGATCCgactggactctactctgagactgttccacgcccacacacaccaacacctgcAGGATGTCGACATAGAACCCTACGTCAGCAAGATGCTGG GTACGGGGAAGCTGGGCTTCTCGTTTGTCAGGATCACAGCTCTCATGGTATCCTGTAACCGTCTCTGGGTCGGCACTGGCAATGGAGTCATCATCTCTATACCTCTCACTGACA cCAATAAGGTGACGGCGGGGCCAGGTAAACCTGGTGGAACAATCCGTGTGTATGGTGATGAGAACAGTGACAAGGTGACAGCTGGAACCTCTGTACCCTTCTGTTCCATGGCTCACGCTCAGCTCTGTTTCCATGGTCACCGAGATGCCGTCAAGTTCTTCACGGCTGTCCCAG GTCAGGTGATCCCGTCAGGTGCTGGCGGAGCAGCAGAAGTGGGGAGTGACAAGTTGGTAGAGGAGCACCCTCAACAACAGCAGGAAAGGTCTGTtctagtgatgagtggtggagAGGGATACATTGACTTCAGGATGG gtgATGAGGCTGGGGAAACTGAGGAGCCACTGGATGAGCACACTCTGAAGCTGCAGCCTTTCCTGGCTAAAGCTGAGAGGAGTCACCTGATCGTCTGGCAGGTCATGGGCAGTCAGGCCTGA